A genome region from Haliotis asinina isolate JCU_RB_2024 chromosome 11, JCU_Hal_asi_v2, whole genome shotgun sequence includes the following:
- the LOC137255393 gene encoding uncharacterized protein gives MAFRLQVIWMMGSSLVYWAHRRAVTRPIGMHLGLEQHGVSVRWHGRRGMQWDNLIPIVVQQLRRQPPPNILLIHLGSNDLARMPIKKLLKCIHQDLLKLKSLLPSETLVVWSDILQRRTWWGATDDRAMERKRRRFNRFGGKGVADGGGCHIKHDEISIEDQNLFRDDGVHLSDIGNDIFLNSLQGGLEAFITKGVQNFQN, from the exons ATGGCATTCCGGTTACAAG TGATATGGATGATGGGTTCATCCCTTGTATACTGGGCGCATAGAAGAGCAGTAACAAGACCAATAGGTATGCACTTGGGGTTAGAACAGCACGGGGTATCAGTCAGATGGCATGGTCGAAGAGGGATGCAATGGGACAACCTGATACCTATAGTGGTACAGCAATTGAGGAGACAGCCACCCCCAAATATTCTGCTGATCCATCTAGGCTCAAATGACCTGGCCCGCATGCCAATTAAAAAACTCTTGAAATGCATTCATCAGGACTTGCTCAAGCTGAAAAGTTTATTACCAAGTGAAACACTAGTGGTATGGTCTGATATTCTGCAACGTAGAACATGGTGGGGTGCTACAGATGACAGGGCCATGGAGCGCAAACGAAGACGATTCAATAGGTTTGGTGGGAAAGGTGTGGCTGATGGTGGCGGATGTCACATCAAGCATGACGAGATATCCATTGAGGATCAGAACCTTTTTCGAGATGATGGGGTTCATCTTTCTGATATTGGAAATGACATTTTCTTAAACAGTCTCCAAGGGGGTTTGGAGGCATTCATTACCAAGGGTGTTCAGAATTTTCAGAATTAG